Below is a genomic region from Henckelia pumila isolate YLH828 chromosome 3, ASM3356847v2, whole genome shotgun sequence.
CAAGTATGATTTGCTTTAAAATAATTGGAGCAGATTATTTAAATTTCTCATCTACTCTTTGAAGTTGACATTCCAACTATTACTAACTCATCTAATTACgattataattttacatcaaattataattatattgtAAAGATTCCCAGTTGTTTTCATTAGATCGAGTTTAGAATTTTATGTTTTgtcatcaaaattcaaaacattCTAAGAGTTAAAATGTCTTCAACCAAGTCTCCTCTAATTGTCAggtccttttatttatttaattttttttaagtgaaGTGTGATGATTGTTACAATTGAGTATCAAACTTGAAACATTGTCTCAAATTCAAGATCTTGATAACAGATGAACTACAAGATATCAGCTCAAGTCCTTCTATTTTGTTGTGGGTGTgtgtataaattataatttcaagAGATCGAGCCTAGCACTCAAGACACCATTATATGCGTACTCCAATGCAGCACAATTCTCGAACGTGGTTTATTTAATTACACAATTATCGTCATCATAAtcattactattattattattattattattcaactATCAGTATCATTTTATGagcaattttaaatattattattcttttttttaggataaaatttttttttgggagAATAAAGTAaacttgaaattttattaaaaaaggtTGAGAAATGTTTCTTAAAAGTTATCTCAATTCAAATACTGCTTAAATGGCTGAATTATTGTATCACAAAAGAGGCCAAATTAATTATCACGTCAACCCTTATAAGTCAACAAAATTTTCCCCTTAACTAAATCAAATctatctatttttttaaaaaataaaaataaaactagtAAATTTATATGACGCGTGAATTGTGTACAACACATGCATGTGTTTTATATTCCAaaacttattattttattatttggtgGGATATCAAAATTTAAGTCGTATTATTTCACATCCTTAATTTGAAAAGTATTGGAAAATATATATTCACAAATAATTCCAAAGATGCGTTTCacacatatataaataaatgaaaCTGAAACATAGACAAAATATTGACCAGatatattcaaatataaatatcttcttctttttattttctttttttcttactgtACAATAGCaaacaacataaaattcaaAAGAATTTACAgctctggaaaaaaaaaaaagaggaaaaaaataaaagtcaatatatctacattaaaataaaattaaccgTAAAAACCTGCCGTGTAAGAAAACGGTTGTTCAACGAACCTCCACGTGATCCACCGCTTCACCGTCACGCGCCACCGGATTGGAAACTAGGCAGTCCAATATCCGGCCGTCGCCCTGACGAGAACCGCTTCATACCCCCTAGACCAGGCGGCTCCGCCACTCTTTCTCCGTCCAGTACTTTCACACTCATACTCTTCCGCGGAGGTTCAAGTTCAACCGCCGCCGCCGCGGGCTCTTCCTCCACAGCTTCCATTACCTTCCTGCTCCCCGGTTTCCTAACACCCTTTCTAAACCGGAACATGCTCATTATCCTCGAATATAACCCGGTTTTCTCCTTCTCCACCGGTTTGATCTCTCCCCTTCTCGACCTCCGCCGGCAGCGCTTAGATCTCACTCTCCCCATGCAAGAAACCTTCGGCGAACCCGGTTCTGTTACAGACACCGACGATGCGAACCGGTTCGGAAACAGCCTTATATTGACCGGTTTACACGTCCTCCTCTTGGTATCAACCTGGGCCTTTGGCAACCGGAGAATCGACGCTTTAGACATCAACTTCGCCGATAATTTCTGAGAACTTGGGTTCAGATTCCGGTTCGGACTCGAGTTGTTTGCGTAGCCTTTGGTGGATTCTTTGCGCGTGCGATCGAACCAATCGTATTCCGCGTCCTTTGACAGCCAAAAAGATCCCGATGGCAAGTCCGGCGTCACATCGGCGGCGCAGTCTGCAGCTTCGCCGTCCGCGGAGGTGTCCTCCGCCAGTGTTTCGCAGGAGATTTTGCGATCGTTGCCTCCTCCTCCTGCGCAGGCAGAAACTAAGGTTTCGATATCGACTTGAGGCATTAATGGGGATATTGTAGAAGTTGTTTTCAAGACACAAACTTCCCTTGAGAATTAAATGGAACGAGGGGCTAAAATATTAATAGCTTCATTTAACTTCTAATATAAGtttattgtatttatattaaaaaaatttgaattaattatatatcatactatatttatttatttattgcttaTTAGGTAGCATTTGGTAGGAGTTAAAATTTCAACAAGTTTGAAtgctattttttgtttttttttcattcaaaaATGGTCAATTTACATGATTATACATTAaaaaattaactatttttaAAAGGGATTTTGACTTATTGAATTTGTGAACATGCGAATAAATTGATCGATATCTTCCATCAAATTTTCTTGgaaaataatgtttttggtttattaacttgtccatgttttggttttgatttattaatatttcaaaatttggtTATGTTACACTAAATTTTAATGTTCAATGATTTTGATCCAACTGCACACGTGTCAGCTAGACATTGACACACGTCAGCATTTtcaaaacatggacaagttaatggacccaAAAAAATATGTTCTCAATTTTGTTATTCATTAATCCATCCAATTAGAAACATGGACAAATTAATggatcaaaaaatattttaccaattttcaaaaaaaagtgTTGACCCCGAAGGGACCCCATCTCACATGAGTCAGAGactcattggctcatgcggaggttaaatcgagggatgtgcacgagcggcagagaCCTGAGGGAGGGAGCAACATGGTCAACCCCCAGAGCacaccccacaatatttcagtagAGAATATGcttcacacgaggatcgaacccgcaacgttCGAGAATTTCTTCCTACATCACCTTAAGTCTTACCAACTCGTCTATGTCTCCGCTTGCATTTTCCCAATTTTGCTAGCTCAACACGTGGTTAGTGTCTTTTCATTTAATCAATTTCGTGATAGATCgaatataaattattaatttgtaattaataaaaacaagaaattataattatatatataatatataataaataaatggtACGGAGTTCCATCCACCTTTCTCGTAAATAGTTTTATTGATATGTCATAcattaatatttttcttaaattaTATTGTAGCATGATATTATCGGACCAATGCATGTGGTATAGGGGTGGTTGGTTGTCCAAATTAAATCAAGCGTGTACTTTTTacccaaataaattaattattaatactggcatgcaattaattattGGTCCATCCTGAAACAATAATTAATAACATTGATTTGTGAAGCTATTTTGGTACGATAATGTATGCAAGTTGGTGCTTAAATAGCATTCATACTGTTAatgaatatttaatataaatttatatgttTCTTTATACAATTTTTTGTTTCACAAAATTCATGTATAATGGCTCGAATAATTACTTCTAATTCGTATAATTAGAGCCAAATGTTGAACAAATGATCAAAGGTGTAAAATCTTAGTATTTGCACCAATTAATCGTTATTAAGACTAATACTGTTGG
It encodes:
- the LOC140888140 gene encoding uncharacterized protein, translated to MPQVDIETLVSACAGGGGNDRKISCETLAEDTSADGEAADCAADVTPDLPSGSFWLSKDAEYDWFDRTRKESTKGYANNSSPNRNLNPSSQKLSAKLMSKASILRLPKAQVDTKRRTCKPVNIRLFPNRFASSVSVTEPGSPKVSCMGRVRSKRCRRRSRRGEIKPVEKEKTGLYSRIMSMFRFRKGVRKPGSRKVMEAVEEEPAAAAVELEPPRKSMSVKVLDGERVAEPPGLGGMKRFSSGRRPDIGLPSFQSGGA